The [Bacillus] selenitireducens MLS10 genome includes a region encoding these proteins:
- a CDS encoding MDR family MFS transporter, translating to MPDDVRKFPIVAVLLTGTFVAILNQTLLVTAIPPIMRDLGINANMAQWVNTIFMLVNGIMIPITAFLIGKFTTRKLFMTAMSLFALGTLVAGLSPNFETLILGRIIQASGAGIMIPLMQTVLFMIFPVEKRGQAMGLVGLVIAFAPAIGPTLSGFIVDQYPWRLLFFIVLPIALIDLVVAYFVLKNVTKQTFPTIDIKSIMLSTFGFGGLLFAFSYAGTTGWTSWEVLVSTGVGGVTLTWFILRQLRIPEPILEFRVFRYSIFALSNVIGIVVFMSMIGAATILPIYMQDMLGFSAFQSGLMLLPGALLMGLLNPITGRIFDKVGARWLSISGMALLTVMTFLFTRLTEDTSFLYMTTVHAFRMMSLAMVMMPITTAGLNQLPERLIPHGTAMNNTLRQVGGSLGTAFLVTVMTVGAAFSSNGRTMNEAMIQGVNFSFWVATFLAFIGFVIAMFVKNPPKRQEVEESTNPH from the coding sequence ATGCCCGATGATGTACGGAAATTCCCCATTGTCGCCGTGCTTCTCACGGGGACCTTTGTGGCGATTTTGAATCAGACCCTTCTGGTGACGGCCATTCCGCCGATTATGCGGGATCTTGGCATCAACGCGAACATGGCCCAGTGGGTGAATACGATCTTCATGCTGGTGAACGGGATTATGATTCCCATCACCGCTTTTCTGATTGGCAAATTTACGACGAGAAAGCTCTTTATGACGGCGATGAGTCTCTTTGCCTTGGGGACGCTTGTGGCGGGTCTGTCCCCGAACTTCGAAACGCTCATTTTGGGACGGATCATTCAGGCGAGTGGTGCGGGCATCATGATTCCCCTTATGCAGACGGTGCTGTTTATGATTTTCCCCGTGGAGAAACGCGGGCAGGCGATGGGACTCGTGGGCCTTGTCATCGCATTCGCACCGGCAATCGGCCCGACGCTCTCAGGCTTTATCGTTGATCAGTATCCGTGGCGGCTGTTGTTTTTTATCGTGCTTCCGATTGCCCTGATTGACCTCGTCGTCGCGTATTTTGTGCTGAAGAACGTGACAAAGCAGACCTTTCCGACGATCGACATCAAATCGATCATGCTCTCGACGTTCGGCTTTGGCGGGCTGCTGTTTGCCTTCAGCTATGCGGGAACAACCGGATGGACGAGTTGGGAAGTGCTCGTGTCCACTGGTGTCGGCGGTGTGACCCTCACCTGGTTTATTTTGAGGCAGCTGCGGATTCCGGAGCCGATTCTCGAGTTTCGGGTGTTTCGCTATTCGATTTTTGCGTTAAGCAACGTCATCGGGATCGTTGTCTTCATGTCGATGATCGGAGCGGCGACGATTTTGCCGATTTACATGCAGGATATGCTTGGATTCTCCGCCTTTCAGTCCGGGCTCATGCTCTTGCCCGGTGCACTGTTAATGGGCCTCTTAAACCCGATTACAGGGCGCATCTTCGACAAGGTCGGGGCGCGCTGGCTCTCGATATCGGGAATGGCGCTCTTGACGGTGATGACGTTTCTGTTTACGCGTCTTACGGAGGACACGTCGTTTCTCTATATGACAACGGTCCATGCCTTTCGCATGATGAGTCTTGCCATGGTAATGATGCCGATTACAACAGCGGGCCTAAATCAGCTCCCTGAACGCCTCATTCCGCACGGGACGGCGATGAATAACACGCTCCGACAGGTCGGCGGCTCCCTTGGAACGGCTTTCCTTGTCACGGTGATGACCGTCGGTGCCGCCTTTTCCTCCAACGGGCGGACGATGAACGAGGCGATGATCCAGGGCGTGAACTTCTCCTTCTGGGTTGCCACATTCCTTGCCTTTATCGGCTTTGTGATCGCGATGTTTGTGAAGAATCCGCCTAAGCGGCAAGAGGTGGAGGAGTCAACGAACCCCCACTGA
- a CDS encoding glycerophosphodiester phosphodiesterase family protein, translating into MTIKHIFSVAALAGLLTACGAGNNEPADMENAENGENEVNQSADEAANNDDHENEANQENEADTADREDVKVIAHRGASGHAPESTTHAIDKAIEMDADWIELDIQITADGHLVAFHDDEISRTTDGEGEIGDHTLDELKELDQGSWFNEEYPDRADESFEGAEILTLEEVFEMYGEDVNYYIETKSTYLNEGMEEPMVQMIEDFGYEENVIIQSFHQDSLQEIAAMNNEITLVQLLWWEVDEETGEMTEWLDIVPAPKDMTDADFEAIADYADGVGPHLTYYDGTEVIDEAFVQTLRDHDLMVHVYTVNEEDEMERLIDWGVTGLFTDFPDRLQDVLDNR; encoded by the coding sequence ATGACTATTAAACACATCTTTTCAGTCGCGGCACTTGCCGGACTTCTGACCGCCTGTGGCGCGGGCAACAACGAGCCGGCGGATATGGAAAACGCAGAGAACGGGGAGAACGAAGTGAATCAGTCTGCCGATGAGGCTGCGAACAATGATGATCACGAAAACGAGGCGAACCAGGAGAATGAAGCGGACACGGCTGACCGTGAAGACGTGAAAGTCATCGCGCATCGCGGGGCAAGCGGCCATGCGCCTGAATCCACGACTCATGCCATTGACAAGGCGATTGAGATGGATGCAGACTGGATTGAACTCGATATTCAAATCACGGCCGACGGTCATCTCGTCGCCTTCCACGACGATGAAATCAGCCGGACAACAGATGGCGAAGGGGAGATCGGAGATCATACCCTTGACGAACTGAAAGAGCTTGATCAGGGTTCATGGTTCAATGAAGAGTACCCGGATCGTGCCGATGAATCGTTCGAAGGGGCCGAGATCCTGACGCTCGAAGAAGTGTTTGAGATGTACGGGGAAGATGTGAATTATTATATCGAAACGAAGTCCACCTACCTGAATGAAGGCATGGAAGAGCCGATGGTCCAGATGATTGAGGACTTTGGCTACGAGGAAAATGTCATCATTCAGTCCTTCCACCAGGACAGCCTTCAGGAGATTGCGGCGATGAATAACGAAATTACACTCGTACAGCTCCTCTGGTGGGAAGTGGATGAAGAGACCGGCGAGATGACCGAGTGGCTCGACATCGTGCCGGCTCCTAAAGACATGACGGATGCGGACTTTGAGGCGATTGCTGACTACGCGGACGGCGTTGGTCCCCACCTGACCTACTATGACGGCACGGAAGTCATCGATGAAGCGTTTGTCCAAACCCTCCGTGACCATGATTTGATGGTGCATGTGTATACTGTTAATGAGGAAGACGAGATGGAGCGTCTGATTGACTGGGGCGTGACGGGACTGTTTACGGATTTCCCAGATCGTCTGCAAGATGTACTCGATAACCGATAA
- a CDS encoding alpha/beta fold hydrolase, whose translation MNGVDKQVPRWKTWLIRSGLILAGLLVVFMILPFLIPVSEQDGFAQDTPFEDSAFAEVDGVWLHYRISEPEEAEEAETVLFVHGLGGSTYSWRYQVEPFTEAGYRVIRVDLPVFGYSDRQRGLEHSMANRSMWLWGLLDELETEEVHLAGHSMGGGVITQMALDEPERIRSLIYVAGAVYNEPRSSFILDFPPVQRGIEVIAPRIAFTEARIRGILDSAYGQPVNDELVHAYLDTFNVQGTPGAWVDLLRSTTSVDTERLHELGHPALLLWGEDDSWVSVQEGEMLRDALPNASMAVLEGSGHMPMETDYPWFNDHVIAFLDELVVDE comes from the coding sequence ATGAACGGAGTGGACAAGCAGGTTCCGCGGTGGAAGACGTGGCTGATCCGCTCAGGTCTTATACTGGCGGGTCTGCTGGTCGTTTTTATGATTCTGCCGTTTCTCATTCCGGTCTCTGAACAGGATGGCTTTGCTCAAGATACCCCTTTTGAAGACAGCGCATTTGCTGAAGTGGACGGGGTCTGGCTGCACTACCGGATTAGTGAACCCGAAGAGGCTGAAGAGGCGGAAACGGTGCTCTTCGTGCATGGACTCGGCGGCTCCACCTATTCCTGGCGCTATCAGGTTGAACCGTTTACCGAAGCGGGCTATCGCGTCATTCGGGTCGACTTACCGGTGTTTGGGTACAGTGACCGTCAAAGAGGGCTTGAACATTCCATGGCAAACCGGAGTATGTGGCTTTGGGGGCTGTTGGACGAGTTGGAGACAGAAGAGGTTCACCTGGCAGGACACTCCATGGGCGGCGGGGTGATTACGCAAATGGCGTTGGACGAACCGGAGCGGATCAGGTCGCTCATCTATGTGGCAGGCGCGGTCTACAATGAACCCCGTTCATCGTTTATCCTCGATTTCCCGCCCGTTCAACGGGGCATTGAAGTCATTGCACCCCGCATCGCCTTTACTGAAGCGCGGATCCGGGGGATTCTCGATTCTGCTTACGGCCAGCCTGTGAATGATGAACTTGTCCATGCGTATCTGGATACGTTCAACGTGCAGGGAACGCCGGGGGCATGGGTTGATCTTCTCCGCTCGACGACGAGTGTGGATACGGAGCGGCTTCATGAACTCGGACACCCGGCACTCCTCCTGTGGGGCGAAGACGACAGCTGGGTGAGCGTGCAGGAAGGGGAAATGCTTCGGGATGCCCTTCCGAACGCCTCGATGGCGGTGCTTGAAGGAAGCGGGCATATGCCGATGGAGACGGACTATCCGTGGTTTAATGATCATGTCATCGCGTTTCTTGATGAACTGGTAGTGGATGAATAA
- a CDS encoding flavodoxin domain-containing protein, translated as MALTNCNRRPVILCYSQTGNTAALAEQIRELAGHPDPAVHLNPHPDDIKTVMNGATSLMIGTYSWGDGQIPERFLPVLEAVITHMKQDVPVGVFGTGDRFYPSFCGAVDELSARLSEHVDVLATLKIELMPQAGDTNAIRSFLHQLHTGTDPITDNDS; from the coding sequence ATGGCTTTGACGAACTGTAATCGTCGTCCTGTCATTCTCTGTTACAGCCAAACGGGGAATACGGCTGCGCTCGCGGAACAAATCCGCGAGCTCGCCGGACATCCGGATCCTGCCGTCCATCTCAATCCCCATCCGGATGATATCAAAACGGTCATGAACGGAGCAACGTCTCTCATGATCGGTACATACAGCTGGGGAGACGGGCAGATCCCCGAACGTTTTCTTCCTGTTCTTGAAGCCGTCATCACCCACATGAAGCAAGATGTCCCTGTTGGCGTGTTCGGCACAGGGGACCGTTTCTATCCGTCTTTTTGCGGCGCCGTTGATGAACTGAGCGCGCGTCTCAGTGAGCATGTTGACGTCTTGGCAACTCTCAAGATCGAACTCATGCCACAGGCCGGTGACACAAACGCCATCCGGTCGTTTCTGCATCAGCTTCACACAGGCACAGATCCCATAACTGACAATGATTCATAA
- a CDS encoding DUF3221 domain-containing protein, which translates to MKQIVMLTALMFLGACGTEETGGAPDEDQGMEYGLIGEVIELERHERDDQLGSIRVQGNHEDAMYDDGVVTITTDTAFDPDAFGGFEALETGMEVEVVFDGAAMESHPVQATAAQINVLDQE; encoded by the coding sequence ATGAAACAAATTGTCATGCTTACAGCGCTGATGTTTTTAGGAGCGTGCGGCACCGAAGAGACAGGTGGTGCACCGGACGAAGACCAGGGCATGGAATATGGCCTGATTGGCGAAGTGATCGAACTTGAGCGTCATGAACGTGACGATCAGCTCGGCAGCATTCGGGTACAGGGCAATCACGAGGATGCCATGTATGACGACGGGGTCGTGACGATTACGACGGATACGGCCTTTGACCCGGATGCGTTCGGTGGCTTTGAGGCACTGGAGACGGGGATGGAAGTCGAAGTGGTCTTTGACGGGGCCGCGATGGAATCCCATCCGGTACAGGCGACGGCGGCACAGATTAACGTCCTGGATCAGGAATAG
- a CDS encoding dihydrofolate reductase family protein, translating to MPQTRNVTLFIAMSLDGCIATSDHSLDWLEQVEGEGDNGYEKFYSTVDTVLLGRKTYDWIRQLALPAFPYEGKSAFVFSRDHHPENDDVHWINEDPVSFVRSLKASDGGTIWLVGGGELVKTLYEAGLIDSYIITIAPVLLGNGIPLFLTNSRHQELELLNSERYGQFIQLYYKRKTRPD from the coding sequence ATGCCACAAACCAGAAACGTGACCCTCTTTATCGCCATGAGCCTCGACGGCTGCATCGCCACATCCGACCACTCGCTTGATTGGCTCGAACAGGTCGAAGGAGAAGGCGACAACGGCTATGAGAAGTTTTACAGCACCGTCGATACCGTCCTGCTCGGCAGGAAGACATACGATTGGATCCGGCAATTGGCGCTTCCCGCCTTCCCCTATGAAGGGAAATCCGCTTTTGTCTTCTCAAGGGACCATCACCCCGAAAACGATGACGTTCACTGGATCAATGAAGATCCTGTTTCCTTTGTCCGCAGCCTGAAGGCATCTGACGGCGGCACAATCTGGCTTGTCGGAGGCGGCGAACTTGTGAAGACGCTGTATGAAGCGGGATTGATTGATTCGTACATCATCACCATCGCACCGGTGCTTCTCGGAAACGGAATACCGCTGTTTTTGACCAACAGCCGTCATCAGGAACTCGAGCTCCTCAATTCCGAACGGTACGGTCAGTTTATTCAGCTTTATTACAAGCGAAAGACCCGGCCTGACTGA
- a CDS encoding ribonucleoside-diphosphate reductase subunit alpha, with amino-acid sequence MSIRMEQTTRQTQMQDALNRVSMSEPHWTYKAAALFAEDLYESAAKTRHLNTGEAYEDFPGLIFEGVRLGLYDNRLTEYYSPAELDEAASMLNPDQDRLFTYPGLFLLADRYLTRTTDGELFELPQERFLVIALVLMMHEPQEKRLALVREAYWAMSHLYMTVATPTLANAGKSHGQLSSCFIDTVDDSLDGIYLNNWDIARLSKDGGGIGVYYGKVRALGSDIKGFKGNSSGVIPWIRQLNNTAVSVDQLGQRQGAIAVYLDVFHKDIMNGFLDLKTNNGDERRKAHDIFTGVCLPDLFMKKLEETDENGRSIGEWHVFCPHEVKQIMGWKDKDGNPLGLEDFFDEADRPYFTEKYEEAVHHPLLPRETYRAMDIMARMMVSQLETGTPYFFYRDEVNRQNPNKIAGEPGRTTIYSSNLCTEIAQNMSPSVITKEYETEEGDQVIVRKPGDFVVCNLSSVNLGNAGDPDILKRLIPIQMRMLDNVIDLNQLPVQQARRTNSRYRAVGLGTFGWHHYLAKNQIHWESDEAVQEADRLYETIAYLAIEASAALAREKGAYPAFKGSEWESGRYFERRGYTSANWQTLKKTVSESGVRNGWMMAVAPNSSTAKIGGSTDGIDPLYAVEFAEEKKNFKFLVTAPELDHNTYPYYQKTRHTLDQTWSIRQNAARQKHIDQGVSFNLYVHHAIRAKELLSLHLEAWKQGLKTTYYIRSTSQEEIESCDVCES; translated from the coding sequence ATGAGTATACGAATGGAACAAACAACAAGACAGACACAGATGCAGGATGCCCTGAACCGCGTATCCATGTCGGAACCTCACTGGACTTATAAGGCAGCCGCCCTATTCGCAGAGGATCTCTATGAATCAGCCGCCAAAACGCGGCATTTGAACACCGGTGAGGCCTATGAAGATTTCCCCGGTCTGATCTTTGAAGGAGTCCGCCTCGGCCTCTACGACAACCGGCTCACCGAGTATTATTCCCCCGCTGAGCTTGATGAAGCGGCTTCGATGCTCAACCCTGATCAGGACCGTCTCTTTACGTATCCCGGGCTGTTTCTGCTTGCCGACCGCTATTTGACACGGACGACAGACGGGGAGCTGTTCGAACTACCTCAGGAGCGGTTTCTCGTCATCGCCCTTGTGCTGATGATGCACGAACCGCAGGAGAAGCGCCTCGCCCTCGTCCGGGAAGCTTACTGGGCGATGAGTCATCTCTATATGACCGTCGCCACGCCGACCCTCGCCAATGCCGGCAAGAGCCACGGTCAGCTCTCCTCATGCTTCATTGACACCGTCGATGATTCTCTCGACGGTATCTACCTGAACAACTGGGACATCGCCCGCCTCAGTAAAGACGGCGGCGGGATCGGTGTCTATTACGGCAAGGTAAGAGCCCTCGGTTCAGACATTAAGGGATTTAAAGGGAACTCATCCGGCGTCATCCCATGGATCAGACAGCTGAACAACACCGCCGTCAGCGTCGATCAGCTCGGACAGCGGCAAGGGGCGATCGCCGTCTACCTCGACGTCTTTCATAAAGACATCATGAACGGCTTTCTCGATCTGAAGACGAACAACGGCGACGAGCGTCGGAAAGCTCACGACATCTTCACCGGCGTCTGTCTTCCGGATCTCTTTATGAAGAAACTTGAAGAAACCGATGAAAACGGCCGAAGCATCGGTGAATGGCATGTGTTCTGTCCCCATGAGGTCAAACAGATCATGGGCTGGAAAGACAAGGACGGCAACCCCCTCGGACTCGAAGATTTCTTCGACGAAGCGGACCGTCCCTATTTTACAGAGAAATACGAAGAAGCAGTCCATCATCCTCTTCTTCCAAGAGAGACATACAGGGCGATGGATATCATGGCCAGAATGATGGTCTCCCAACTCGAGACCGGCACCCCGTACTTCTTTTACCGGGATGAGGTCAACCGGCAAAATCCGAATAAAATCGCCGGCGAACCGGGACGCACAACGATCTATTCAAGCAACCTCTGTACAGAAATTGCCCAGAACATGTCCCCTTCCGTCATTACAAAGGAATACGAGACAGAAGAGGGCGATCAGGTCATCGTCCGAAAACCCGGGGACTTTGTCGTCTGTAATCTCTCCTCGGTTAATCTCGGGAACGCAGGAGACCCGGACATTTTAAAGCGGCTCATTCCAATTCAGATGCGCATGCTCGACAATGTCATCGATTTGAATCAGCTTCCTGTCCAGCAGGCCCGCCGTACCAACAGCCGTTACCGGGCCGTCGGCCTCGGCACATTCGGCTGGCATCACTATCTGGCGAAGAATCAGATCCATTGGGAATCCGACGAAGCCGTCCAGGAAGCAGACCGGCTGTATGAAACGATCGCGTACCTGGCCATTGAAGCATCCGCGGCACTCGCGAGAGAAAAAGGCGCCTATCCGGCCTTCAAAGGCTCCGAGTGGGAAAGCGGCCGTTATTTTGAACGGCGGGGATACACCTCCGCCAACTGGCAGACGCTTAAAAAGACCGTTAGTGAAAGCGGGGTGCGAAACGGCTGGATGATGGCCGTGGCACCCAACTCGTCCACTGCCAAAATCGGCGGATCCACGGACGGGATCGATCCGCTTTACGCCGTCGAGTTCGCTGAAGAAAAGAAGAACTTCAAGTTTCTCGTCACCGCACCGGAACTCGATCACAACACGTACCCGTACTACCAAAAAACCCGCCACACCCTCGATCAGACGTGGAGCATCAGGCAAAACGCCGCGCGACAGAAACACATCGATCAGGGCGTGAGCTTTAATCTGTACGTCCACCACGCCATCCGGGCCAAAGAGCTGCTTTCGCTGCATCTCGAGGCGTGGAAACAGGGACTCAAGACGACGTACTATATCCGAAGCACGTCCCAGGAAGAGATCGAGAGCTGTGACGTCTGTGAGAGCTGA
- a CDS encoding ribonucleotide-diphosphate reductase subunit beta: protein MIHEPMIRIPLLNPTHPNRSTGLIQGEASGILNWNDIAYPHMYDLYQTLLANFWKAQEINMQDDIKQWAELTPAEQDVFLRINTQLASLDSLQTPTMSQVMDYVTDPSFKAIFAIVAQQEAVHNESYSYVLSSLVNQQEQTRRFQEAKEDPLIQRRNDVILSAYERFRQHPSPQHLFELAVQSLNLEGVYFYAGFAFFYHLARQQKMMKTSTMISYIQRDEMQHAYFMSQFVRILLTDHPELNTRENVQYVYDAMASAAGLEQEWAAVILADIDGIDLGEFNGYVEYLVNKRLRQLGLSNLFPERDNPMPWIHVFSDTMMNQTKSDFFEQKSRSYTKVTSDNGFDEL from the coding sequence ATGATCCATGAACCGATGATCCGCATTCCCCTTCTGAATCCCACGCATCCGAACCGCTCGACAGGGCTTATTCAGGGTGAGGCCTCGGGGATTTTGAACTGGAACGACATTGCCTATCCCCATATGTACGATCTCTATCAGACCCTGCTCGCGAACTTCTGGAAGGCCCAGGAGATCAACATGCAAGATGACATCAAGCAGTGGGCTGAGCTGACGCCGGCGGAGCAGGACGTCTTCCTGCGGATCAACACCCAGCTCGCCTCCCTCGACAGCCTTCAGACGCCAACGATGAGCCAGGTGATGGACTACGTCACCGATCCTTCCTTCAAAGCGATCTTCGCCATCGTTGCCCAACAGGAGGCCGTGCATAACGAATCGTATTCATACGTACTCAGCTCGCTTGTAAACCAGCAGGAACAGACTCGGCGCTTTCAGGAAGCGAAAGAGGATCCACTGATCCAGCGGCGCAACGATGTGATTCTGAGCGCCTATGAACGCTTCCGACAGCATCCGTCTCCACAGCACCTCTTCGAACTGGCGGTGCAGTCTTTGAACCTTGAAGGCGTCTATTTCTATGCCGGATTCGCCTTCTTCTATCACCTCGCCCGCCAGCAGAAGATGATGAAGACGAGCACGATGATCAGCTATATCCAGCGTGACGAGATGCAGCACGCGTATTTCATGTCCCAGTTCGTCCGCATTCTTCTGACCGATCACCCGGAACTCAATACCCGCGAGAATGTGCAATATGTGTATGACGCGATGGCAAGTGCCGCAGGGCTCGAACAGGAATGGGCTGCCGTCATCCTCGCAGACATCGACGGCATCGACCTCGGCGAATTCAACGGCTATGTGGAATACCTCGTCAACAAACGGCTTCGTCAGCTCGGGCTTTCGAACCTCTTCCCGGAGCGGGACAACCCGATGCCGTGGATTCACGTCTTCAGTGATACGATGATGAACCAGACGAAATCAGACTTCTTTGAGCAGAAATCACGCAGCTACACGAAAGTGACCTCAGACAATGGCTTTGACGAACTGTAA
- a CDS encoding 4Fe-4S cluster-binding domain-containing protein produces MTTAFVLDIRHDSVVDGPGLRSVVFFAGCPHHCLGCHNPDSWIRENGSEQPVSAIIDTLLQNPLSDVTLSGGEPFEQAQAAGLIAKACQKAGKDVWVFTGWTLEALLDRDDPATDLLLVNTDTLVDGPYEQNNPDTGPAFRGSTNQRILTGPFRKPHVLFPPL; encoded by the coding sequence ATGACGACGGCGTTTGTTTTGGATATCCGCCACGATTCCGTCGTTGACGGACCTGGACTGAGGAGCGTCGTCTTCTTTGCCGGTTGCCCGCACCACTGCCTCGGTTGCCACAATCCGGACTCTTGGATCCGTGAAAACGGTTCGGAACAACCCGTCTCTGCCATCATTGATACGCTACTTCAGAACCCGCTCAGTGACGTGACGCTGAGCGGTGGTGAACCTTTCGAACAGGCACAAGCGGCGGGGTTGATCGCAAAAGCATGCCAAAAAGCCGGCAAAGACGTCTGGGTCTTTACCGGCTGGACACTTGAGGCGCTTTTGGATCGGGATGATCCGGCTACGGATCTTCTTTTAGTCAATACCGACACGCTGGTGGACGGCCCTTATGAACAAAACAACCCCGACACCGGCCCTGCTTTTCGCGGAAGCACGAACCAGCGGATCCTCACGGGACCGTTCAGAAAACCGCACGTTTTGTTCCCGCCCTTGTGA
- a CDS encoding anaerobic ribonucleoside triphosphate reductase has protein sequence MTDLYTSAKAPHQDTHHDPIMTELNRVTRSKDPAVTRENANVDSTSPSGMMNRFASIAARAYAREHLLSDETLRAIDDNLIHIHDLDYYVTGTTTCCQIPLGKLLATGFDTGHGFIRPPQSITTALSLAAIIFQSNQNQQHGGQSYQAFDHDLAPYVTKTNERHLNRLRDERPDLTEDERKARAWQQTDRDVYQACEAFIHNLNSLHSRSGGQVPFTSINYGTDTSKAGRLLIRNLLHATLRGLGNGETPIFPIQIMKLKAGVNLKPGDPNEDLYQLALKTTGKRLFPNFSFLDAPFNASALDEARPETEVAYMGCRTRVMQNRHGDDQSVGRGNLSFTSINLVRLALTSPDTTAFFHRLDNTVHLVIRQLLERFRYQCSQPPASFSFLFGEELWHTSGTLKNGACLADVLKHGTLSIGFIGLAEALVALTGSHHGEGDKAEALGLSIVRRLRTLCDEASDTHDMNITLIGTPAEGLSGRFVKHDQKQFGTIPGVTDRAYYTNSFHVPVYAQTTIAEKIRIEAPYHAFTNAGHISYIEVDGDVSGNLKAMDQIVQHMARSGMGYGSINHPVDRCLTCSHTGPIDTECPSCGNDNPDQIERIRRITGYLVGSMSRWNPAKTAEEEDRVKHR, from the coding sequence ATGACTGATCTGTATACATCTGCGAAAGCCCCTCACCAGGATACACACCACGACCCGATTATGACCGAACTTAACCGTGTGACCCGCTCCAAGGACCCGGCTGTGACGAGAGAGAACGCCAACGTCGACAGCACCTCACCGAGCGGGATGATGAACCGGTTTGCCAGCATTGCTGCAAGAGCCTATGCAAGGGAACATCTCCTCAGTGACGAGACGCTCCGGGCCATTGACGACAATCTGATCCATATCCATGACCTCGATTATTACGTCACCGGCACGACGACGTGCTGTCAGATTCCCCTGGGGAAACTGCTTGCAACAGGCTTTGATACCGGACACGGCTTCATCCGACCGCCCCAGTCGATCACCACGGCCCTTTCCCTTGCCGCGATCATCTTTCAGAGCAACCAGAACCAGCAGCACGGCGGACAGAGCTATCAGGCCTTTGATCACGACTTGGCGCCATACGTCACAAAGACAAACGAACGCCACCTGAACCGGCTTCGTGACGAGCGCCCCGATCTCACCGAAGACGAACGAAAGGCCCGCGCCTGGCAGCAAACCGACCGGGACGTCTATCAGGCCTGCGAGGCGTTCATCCATAACCTGAACAGCCTTCATTCGAGAAGCGGCGGACAGGTGCCTTTCACGTCCATCAACTACGGTACCGATACGTCAAAAGCAGGGCGGCTCCTCATCCGTAATCTTCTGCATGCCACTTTAAGGGGCCTCGGCAACGGCGAGACGCCGATTTTCCCGATTCAAATCATGAAACTCAAAGCCGGCGTGAACTTAAAACCGGGTGATCCGAATGAAGACCTGTATCAGCTTGCCCTGAAGACAACCGGCAAGCGGCTCTTCCCGAACTTCAGCTTTCTCGATGCGCCGTTTAACGCTTCCGCCCTTGATGAGGCAAGACCCGAGACGGAAGTCGCCTATATGGGCTGCCGGACGCGTGTCATGCAAAACCGGCACGGCGACGACCAGAGCGTCGGCCGCGGCAATTTGTCGTTTACGAGTATCAATCTTGTCCGCCTCGCGCTGACGAGTCCGGACACGACGGCGTTCTTTCATCGTCTGGACAACACCGTTCATCTCGTCATCCGCCAGCTCCTTGAACGCTTCCGCTACCAGTGCAGCCAGCCACCGGCGTCTTTCTCGTTTCTCTTCGGTGAAGAACTCTGGCACACGAGCGGCACGCTCAAGAACGGCGCTTGTCTGGCAGACGTCCTCAAACACGGGACGCTCAGCATCGGTTTTATCGGTCTCGCCGAAGCCCTCGTCGCCCTGACAGGGTCCCACCACGGGGAAGGTGACAAGGCAGAGGCGCTTGGCCTCTCCATCGTTCGCCGGCTTCGCACCCTCTGTGATGAAGCGAGTGACACCCATGATATGAACATCACCCTGATCGGTACGCCGGCAGAAGGCTTGAGCGGACGCTTTGTCAAACACGACCAAAAGCAGTTCGGGACTATCCCCGGCGTCACAGACCGGGCTTATTACACCAATTCCTTTCATGTCCCGGTCTACGCGCAGACGACCATTGCGGAGAAAATCCGGATCGAGGCCCCGTATCATGCGTTCACCAATGCCGGGCACATCAGCTACATCGAAGTGGACGGGGACGTCAGCGGTAATCTGAAGGCGATGGATCAGATCGTGCAGCATATGGCAAGGTCCGGCATGGGCTACGGGAGCATCAATCACCCCGTGGACCGCTGCCTCACCTGCAGCCACACGGGACCCATTGACACTGAATGTCCATCTTGCGGCAATGACAATCCGGATCAGATCGAGCGGATCCGCCGGATTACCGGCTACCTCGTTGGCAGCATGTCGCGCTGGAATCCGGCAAAGACCGCCGAAGAAGAGGACCGGGTGAAGCACCGATGA